A portion of the Microlunatus phosphovorus NM-1 genome contains these proteins:
- a CDS encoding ZIP family metal transporter yields the protein MGLLVGLGVTLGSSEGLILTIALTIEILFLSLSVVGELVDEGVPRSRAAIICIVLGLATAVGAIGGAALLGDASAAVLAGVLAFGSAALLYLAVEELLVEAHEERETPVLGAMFFIGFLLIYVLGEVAA from the coding sequence ATGGGTCTGTTGGTCGGCCTGGGGGTCACCCTCGGTTCCAGCGAGGGGCTGATCTTGACGATCGCGTTGACGATCGAGATCTTGTTCTTGTCACTGTCGGTGGTGGGTGAACTCGTCGACGAGGGAGTGCCCAGGTCGCGGGCAGCGATCATCTGCATCGTGCTGGGATTAGCGACCGCTGTCGGCGCGATCGGTGGCGCAGCTCTTCTCGGGGATGCCTCTGCTGCGGTCTTGGCGGGGGTGTTGGCTTTCGGGTCGGCCGCCCTTCTCTACCTGGCTGTCGAGGAACTGCTGGTCGAAGCCCACGAGGAGCGGGAGACGCCGGTCCTTGGTGCAATGTTTTTCATCGGGTTCCTCCTGATCTACGTTCTCGGAGAGGTCGCCGCCTGA